GGGTGACAAATCTTGGACCTGGCGCGAGATCGATGCGCAGGTCTCTGCGTTGGCCGCCGCGCTCGCCGCGCGCGGCGTCGAGAAGGGCGACCGCATCCTCGTTCATTCCAAGAATGGCGACGAGATGTTCTTCTCGATGTTCGCGGCGTTCCGGCTCGGCGCGGTCTGGGTGCCCACCAACTTTCGGCTGATGCCGGATGAAGTCACCTATCTCGCCCAGGCCTCCGGCGCGAAGGCGTTTTTGTGCCATGTCGATTTTCCCGAGCACGCCGCGGCCGTGAGCGGCGGCGCGCTGGAATTCACCTGGAGCATCGACGGCAAGGCGGCGTTCGGCGAGCGGACCGTGGCCGATGCCATCGCCTCGCAAGCCGGTGCGAACGTCGCGAATGTCGATGTTGAATACGACGATGCCTGTTGGTTCTTCTTCACCTCCGGCACCACCGGCCGCTCCAAGGCCGCGGTGCTCACCCACGGCCAGATGGGTTTCGTGGTGACCAATCATCTCGCCGATCTGACGCCCGGCGCGACGGAGCAGGACGCATCGCTGGTGGTGGCGCCGCTGTCGCATGGCGCCGGCGTGCATCAGTTGATGCAGACCGCGCGCGGCGTGCGCACCGTGCTGCTGCCGACGGAAAAATTCGACATCAACGAGGCGTTCCGCCTGATCGAGGCGCATCGGGTCAGCAATCTCTTCACGGTGCCGACGATTTTGAAGATGATGGTCGAGCATCCCGCCGCCGACAAATACGATCATTCCTCGCTGCGGCAGGTGATCTATGCAGGCGCACCGATGTATCGCGAGGACCAGAAGGCCGCGCTGAAGAAGCTCGGCAAGGTCATTGTGCAGTATTTCGGCCTCGGCGAGGTCACCGGCAACATCACCGTGCTCCCGGCCGCGCTGCACGATCCCGAGGACGGCCCGCATGCGAAGATCGGCACCTGCGGCTATGAGCGCACCGGGATGCAGGTCTCGATCCAGGACGATGAAGGCCGCGAGCTTGGGGCCAACCAGAGCGGCGAGATCTGTGTGATCGGCCCTGCGGTGTTCGCCGGCTACTATGACAATCCCGAGGCCAATGCGAAGGCGTTCCGTAACGGCTGGTTCCGCACCGGCGATCTCGGCCACATGGACGAGGAGGGTTTTGTGTACATCACGGGCCGCGCCTCCGACATGTACATCTCCGGCGGCTCCAACATCTATCCGCGCGAGATCGAAGAGAAAATCTTGACGCATCCTGCGGTCGGCGAGGTCGCCGTCCTTGGCGTACCCGATCCGACCTGGGGCGAGGTCGGCGTTGCCGTCTGCGTCGCGCGCGAGGGAGCAAAGCCCGTGAACGAAGCCGAGATGGTGGCGTTCCTTGGTCCCAAGGTCCCGCGCTACAAGATGCCGAAGCGCTTCTTCTTCTGGGAGGCTCTGCCGAAGTCCGGCTACGGCAAGATCCCGAAGCGCATGGTGCGCGAGGAGCTGGAGGCACGCGGGCTGCTCGATCTCGACAAGAAGCAGGCAGGCTGAACGGACGTCATGCGCAGTATCAAGCAGCCGGGCGCGCAGGTCGCCGAGCGCATCCAATGGGTCGAGGCGAGGGGGCGCGCCTTCGCATTCACGCTTCAGGCAGGTTTGCCGCTGCTGGAAGCTGCGCGGCGTGGCTTTGCGGCAGAAGGCTTTGCCGGCGGCGTGCTGAACTTCCGGCGCGGCGCGCTCGGGCCGTTCGCCTACGTCATGCCGGCGCTGTCCAAGACGGATGAAAATGCCGCGTTCTATAGCGACACGTTCCGGCCCCGAGGTGTCACGCAAACGAAGCTTGGCAGCATGACGCTCGGCCTGCGTGACGGTGCGCCCTTCTTTCACTGCCACGGCCTCTGGACCGAGGCCGATGGCCGCGCCAGCGGCGGCCACATGCTGCCGGAGGAGACGATCGTCGCCGAGCCGTTCGAGGTCGATGCCTTCGGCCTCGATGGCGCGATGTTCATCGCCGAGCCGGATCCCGAGACCAACTTCAAGCTGTTCGGGCCCGTGACCGCCGCGAGCAGCGGCGCGCATGCCACGGGCCGCGCTTTCGCGCTGCGGCTCCGGCCGAACCAGGATTTTGCCGGTTGCCTCGAAGATTTCTGCCGCAAGCACGGCATCGCGCGGGCGAAGATCCATGGCGGTGTCGGCTCGACCATCGGCGCACGCTTCGCCCATGGCGGCGTGACCGAGCCGTTCGCCACCGAGTTGGCCGTGACGGCCGGCACGATCGCGGCCGGCGAGTCCGGCACGCTCGAAGCCGAACTCGACGTCGCGCTGGTCGACTTCACCGGCGGCCTCGCCGAGGGCCGCCTGGTCCGCGGCGACAATCCGGTGCTGATGACCATGGAGCTGGTGCTGGAGGTCTTGGATTAGGCCACGACCGGGGCTTGTGGCTGAGCTCTGATACCACTTTCCAGGCAATATTGTTCCTGCTATGTTCCGGTTGGGTGCGCGATCTGGCGCGGGCAGGAGGAGTGGAGATGCGAGGACGAAATCGCGACATCAGGTTGCCTGCGCCCTATCTCCGGCGCGTCTGGCTCGACCGCGCCCTGGTGCCCGACTGGGAGGCCTATCCGTACTGTCTTCCCATCTTCAGCGAGGAATTCGACCTGAGCTTCGACACCGCGATCACGATCATCGTCGGCGAGAACGGCACGGGCAAATCGACGATCCTCGAAGGCATTGCCGCGCTTGCGGGTTATGACGATGCCGGCGGAGGCAAGGGCTATCGGCCGGTTGATCATTCCAACGCGCGCGAGATCATGGGGGGCGAACTGTCCGCCGCGTTGCGTGCCGGCTGGGTGCCGAAGATCACCAATGGCTGGTTCTTTCGCGCCGAGACGTTCTTCTCTGTCGCCAGATATCTCGATGAAGTCTCGGACATGCCGCCCGATTTCCTGTCCTATTCCCACGGCGAAGGTTTTCTGCGGTTCTTCGAGGAGCGCTGTCAGCGGCAAGGCATCTTCATCTTCGACGAGCCGGAATCGGCGCTGTCGCCGGCGCGGCAGATGGAATTTCTGAAGCTGCTGCACCGCATGGACTCTTCCCGCAATTGCCAGGTGATCATGGCCACCCATTCGCCGATGCTGATGGCCTATCCCAACGCGAAGCTGTTGCGGCTGAGCAAATACGGCCTCGAGCCGGTGACGGTGGAAGAGACCGATCACTACCGGCTGATGCGGGAGTTTTGCACGGATCCGCGCGGGTTCGTGGAGGCGACGCTGGCGGAGTGAAAGTGCTGTCGATTTGCTGTTCACTGGATTCCGTAGTATGTATTTGCCATGATCGGAACTTGGCGGAATGCGGCGAGCCGCAAGGTCTGGGATGGCGAGCGCCCGAACCAATTTCGCGGACTCGATTTCGAAGCGGCGATTGATCTATTGCTCGCACCGAATGTCGCAAAATCGCTTGGTGACCTGAGTCCTTTGAAGAGCGTCGGACTGCACAAGCTGAAAGGCAATCGCAGGGGACAATGGGCGATGACAGTCAACGAGCGCTGGCGCATTTGTTTCGAGTTCAGGAAAGGCGATGCCTACGAGGTTGAAATCGTCGACTATCACAAGGGCTGAAATTCATGGCTCCTCTTGTACATCCCGGACGGTTGCTGAAGCGCGAATTGATTGCGCGCGGACTCAGCGCCAACAGACTTTCGCTCGACATCGGTGTTCCCTCCGGGCGGATCACCGACATTTTAAACGGACGCCGAGGCATTTCGGCGGATACCGCAGTGCGGCTTGGCCGCTACTTCGGCAACAGCCCACAATTCTGGCTGGACCTTCAAGGGCAGTACGACATTGGCGTCGTCGAGCGTGAGAAGGGCGCGGAGATCGCTCGACGGGTCAGACCCGCCGACGCTGCCTGAAACTCGGCCGAAGGCACCATCGCTCTACCGAACAGCGCAGGGACACAGATTCGCGTTCTCGCGGCCTGTTCGGCCCGAGCTTGCGGCAGTTGCCGCCCTCAAAAGTGCCGAGGGCGCAGGGAAGGCCGGGCGCCGGCTGGCACCCGCGGTCCGCTGTGCGCAAATGCGCTGGAAACAGATGCACAGCGGCATACAGGGCAGCCAGGACATACCGGCCTTCCCTGCGCAGTGGCTTTACGGCTTATGTCGCGCTCTCCTCGGGGAGCGATGCACTATTGCCCCCGTCGCCTTGCGATGACTGATGTTGCGGGCCCGGTCGGGCCGCAGCATCACCGCAAGACTTGGCGCACAGACTCCGGGCGCCAGGACCACACGATTTTGCCGTACGCGAGCTGCACCGGTCGTGTGCGCGCGGTGGTCGCTCACGGAGTGACCCGCCCTGCGACCACCTTCGCGCCGACACCGCCCGCGTCCACCGCATCCCAACCCGCGTGTCGTGACGATCGCGATACGCCCCTCGGACCGGGTCGAGACGGGGGAAATATGCGATAATTCCGAATTCGTGTAAAGCGAATTATTTGACAGTGGCGTGGATGCCGAGCTTGACCGCGCTCTGGCGTGTTTTGCCCGTCGGGCAACCCAAGGGATGGTGGCTCGCGGTGGTCCCGCCACAGCCGCGCCACGAACCGGTCTCCCCACGGTCCAAAAGTGCGTTACGATGGTTCCAGCGCGCGTCAGTCGCGCAAGGCCAAAGACACAAAGACACAAAGACACAAAGACACGTGAGGACACGACATGAGGGTGACGGTCGGAAAGGCGATCGCCGGCGTGGCGGCGCTGGCGGTGGCGGGGATGGCGTTGACGGCGGCTCTTGAGCCGGTTTGGGCCCACGGCCCGACCCGGCAGAAGGTGCGGGAATCCATCGAGATCGGCGCGACGCCGGCGAAGGTGTGGGCGGTGATCGGCAATTTCCAGGACATGAGCTGGCTTGCGCCGGTCACCAAGACCGAGGGCGAGAAGGGCAATGAGATCGGCGCGACGCGGCGGCTGACGCTGACCGGCGGCGCCACTGTCGACGAGGAGCTCTACAAGTTCGACGCCGGCGCGATGACCTATTCCTACCGGATCACCGCCGTCGACGTGAAGGTGCTGCCGGTCACCAACTATTCGTCGACGCTCACGGTGTCGCCGGGCGCCGACGGCAAGGGCTCGACCTTGGAATGGGCCGGCGCGTTCTACCGCGGCTTTCCCAACAACGATCCGCCGCCGGAGCTGAGTGACGAGGCCGCGGTCAAGGCGGTGAAGGGACTTTATCAGGTCGGCCTCGAGGCGCTGAAGAAGAAGATCGAGAGCGGAAGCTGACCGTGCGGGCCCTGGTTCTGGCGGCGCTGGCCGCCAGCATCGGTCGGGTCTTGGTCGAGACAGCCTCGGCCGAGGAGGCGTTCGTCACCAACCAGCTCAGCGAAAATCTAACGGTCGTGGACCTCGCAACCGCGCGGCCTGTCGCGACCATCGCGATCGGCGGCAAGCCCGCCGGTGTCGCCGTCGCCCCGGACGGACGCTTCGCTTATGTGACGAGCCCCGACGCCAAGGCGCTTACGGTGGTCGACGCCGCCGCCCGGCGGATCGTCGGCAAGATCAATGTCGGGGGCGGTCCGCTCGGTGTCGCGGTGGCGCCGGATGGTGCCGCAGTCTATGTTGCCGACTGGTACGCCGCGGCGGTGCGGGTGGTCGATCCGAAAGAGCAACGCGTGGTCGCTGAAATCGCGGTCGGCGCCTCGCCGTCGGGCCTCGCGGTGACCTCAGACGGGCGGCTCCTGCTCTCGGCAGATCGCGATGCCGACAGCGTGTCCGTCATCGATACCGCAACGCGCAAGCGCAAGGCGATCGTCAAGGTCGGCACGCGTCCGTTCGGCGTCACGATCGACGCGGACGGCAAGCGCGCCTATACCGCCAATGTCGGATCGAACGACGTGTCGGTTATCGATATCGCCGGGGCGAGCGAGGTCGGCCGGGTCGCCGTCGGCATGCGCCCCTATGCCGTGGCGCTCGCGCAAGGCCGCGGCTTCGTCACCGACCAATATGGCGGCACCGTCAGCGTGTTCGATCTCGCGACGCTGAAGCCGGTCACGCGCATCACGGTCGGCGACTATCCGGAAGGGATCGCAGCGACCGCGGATGGCAAGTGGATCATCGTGGCCAACTGGGACAGCAATTCGCTCAGCATCATCGATGCGGTCGAGCTGAAGGTGACAAGCGAGGTCAAGGTCGGCGACGGTCCGCGGGCGTTCGGGGCATTTCTCAGGCGGACGCAGTAGGGGGCGGACAAAACGCGCGCGTAATCTCATCCATCCGCTCAAACGTATGGTCAGGATTGCGTGCCCGCAACGCTGCCGGCGCCGCATAGCCCCAGCACACGGCGCCGCTGGCAATGCCGACCGCCCGCGCCGCCTCGATGTCGCGGACCTCGTCGCCGATCGAGATCACGCGGCTTGGGTCCGCGCCGGCGCGGCTGATGACACGGCGGAATTTCGCGGGCTTGCCGAACAGCGATGCCGCGCAGTCGAAATGCGAGAACAGGGCCGCGGCATCGCCGAGCTTTTCGCGCGCATTGGTCTCGCTGTCCGACGTCACCAGCGCGAGCTGAATGCCGCTCTGCGACAGCGCGCCCAGCATCGCCTCGACGCCCGCAAACAGGGAAATTTCCGCCGCAGCCTCCGCCTTCAGCCGCCGCGCATGCCGCGCGATCGCCGGCAGCTTCCACAGCGGCACGTCGAGATGGCCGAGGATCTCGCGCGTCGAGGCATGCCGCAATCCTTCGACATCCTCTTCCCTGACGCGACGAAAACCGAAGTGGTCGGCGACATCGTTGATGGTGCGCAGGAACCACGGGAAGCTGTCGGCCAGCGTGCCGTCGAGATCGAAGATGACGAGCGAGTAGGGCATGGGAAGTGCTGGCGGTCGAGCATCAGGAGAAAACGAAGGCCGTTCAGCTTATCAGCCTATCATTTCCATATGGTGTCTTCGCTCCAACCGAGACTGGCAAGCTCCGCAGCCCGGAGAGGGGCTTCTTCGGCTGCAAAGAATTCGTCGAGTTGAGGTGGCTCGACGGCCGTTGCGGACAGCATGGCGTGTGCTTGCCCGCGATGATGGATCTGGTGCTGAAAGAGATGCATCAGTAGCCGATCGCGACGCTCAGCCTGTACCCGAGTGTCGCGGTTGACCCGCACAATGCCGTTGAGAAGCTGGGGCGTCAGGGCATCGCAAAGGACAATTAAGCGCTTGTCGATTGCGGCTTGAGCGGGCTTCAGCTCTGAAACGGAAGGGTGGGGCACTTCGTTCTTCCAGGCTGCCGGTCCAAGCCATCCACCTTCAAGTGCATCGATGTAGAACAGGTCGATGATGTAGATGTGGTTCAGGGTGCGTTGCAAGCTTGGGAAGAATCCGGTCCGCTCAGCTTCGAATTCCGCTTGGCTCAGCTTTGCGCAGGCGGTGAGCAAGCGGTGGTTCGCCCAAGCGTTATTGTGGGCGAATGCCCGGTAGGTCTGCACAAGTCCAGCGGACATACCGATTCTCCTCACACCAACGCATCTGTAGATCACGAGCGCAGGAGCTACTCCGCCGCCTCGCTCGTGCTCCTTCGCTTCGGCTTGCGCGCCTTCTTCAGCACCGGCTCCAAAAACTTGCCGGTGTAGCTCCGCGGCGCTTTCGCGATGTCCTCGGGCGGGCCCCAGGCGACGATCTCGCCGCCGCCGTCGCCGCCTTCGGGGCCGAGGTCGATGACCCAGTCGGCGGTCTTGATGACTTCGAGATTGTGCTCGATGACGACCACCGTGTTGCCCTGTGCGACGAGCTCGTGCAGCACTTCCAAGAGCTTCTTGACGTCGTGGAAGTGCAGGCCGGTGGTCGGCTCGTCCAGGATGTAGAGCGTGCGCCCCGTCGCGCGCTTCGACAGCTCTTTTGCCAGTTTGACGCGCTGGGCTTCGCCGCCCGAAAGCGTCGTCGCCTGCTGGCCGACATGAATGTAGTCGAGGCCGACGCGATGCAGCGTGTTGAAAGTCTCACGGACGCGCGGGACGGCCTTGAAGAACTCGGCGGCTTCCTCGACGGTCATGTCGAGGACGTCGGCAATGCTCTTGCCCTTGAACAGGACCTCCAGCGTCTCGCGGTTGTAGCGCTTGCCCTTGCAGACGTCGCAGGTGACGTAGACGTCCGGCAGGAAGTGCATCTCGATCTTGATGACGCCGTCGCCCTGGCAAGCCTCGCAGCGGCCGCCCTTGACGTTGAAGGAGAAGCGGCCGGGCTCGTAGCCGCGCGCCTTCGCTTCGGGCAGGCCCGCAAACCACTCGCGGATCGGCGTGAAGGCGCCGGTATAGGTCGCGGGGTTGGAGCGCGGGGTGCGGCCGATCGGCGACTGGTCGATGTCGATGATCTTGTCGATGTGCTCGAGGCCCTCGATGCGGTCGTGCGGCGCTGCGCCTTCGCTGGCGCCGTTCAGCTTGCGGGCGATGGCGCGGTAGAGCGTGTCGATCAGCAGCGTCGACTTGCCGCCGCCGGAGACGCCGGTGACGCAGGTGAACAGGCCGAGCGGTATCTCGGCCGTGACATTCTTGAGGTTATTGCCCCGCGCGTTGACCACCTTGATGGTGCGGCGATGGTTCGGCGGACGTCGCTCCGGCACCTCGACCTCGAGCTCGCCGGTGAGATATTTGCCGGTCAGCGATTTCGGGTTGCGCATGATCTCGGCGGGCGTGCCCTCGGCGACGATGTTGCCGCCGTGCATGCCGGCGCCGGGGCCGATGTCGAGGACGTAGTCGGCGAGCCGGATGGCGTCCTCGTCATGCTCGACCACGACGACGGTGTTGCCGAGGTCGCGCAGGCGCTTGAGCGTATCGAGCAGGCGGGCATTGTCGCGCTGGTGCAGGCCGATCGACGGTTCGTCCAGCACGTAGAGCACGCCCGTCAGCCCCGAGCCGATCTGCGAGGCGAGGCGAATGCGCTGGCTCTCGCCGCCGGACAGCGTGCCGGAGGAACGGGAGAGGGTGAGATAGTTGAGGCCGACGTCGAGCAGGAAGGTGAGGCGTTCGCGAATCTCCTTGAGGATGCGGCTCGCGATCTCCTTCTGCTGCGCATTCAGCGCCTCCGGCACGCCCTCGAACCATTCGCCGGCGCGCTTCACCGACAGCTCCGAGATCTCGCCGATATGCTTGCCGCCGACCTTGACGCAGAGCGCCTCGGGCTTGAGCCGAAAACCCTTGCAGGCTTCGCAGGGGACGTCGTGGAAATACTTTGCCAGCTCCTCGCGCGCCCACTCGCTTTCGGTCTCGCGATAGCGGCGGTTGATGTTGGTGATGACGCCCTCGAACGGTTTTTTGGTGTCGTAGGAGCGCACGCCGTCCTCGTAGGAGAACTTGATCTCGTCCTCGCCGGAGCCGTAGAGGATCGCGTCTCTCGTCTTCTTCGGCAGATCCTTCCATTTGGTGGTCGGCGTGAATTTGTAATGCTTGCCGAGCGCGATCAGCGTCTGGATGTAATAGGGCGAAGACGACTTGGCCCAGGGCGCGATCGCGCCCTTGCCGATGGCGATTTCTTTGTCGGGGATGACGAGGTCCTCGTCGACATGCTGCTCGACGCCGAGGCCGCCGCAGGCAGGACACGCACCATAGGGATTGTTGAACGAGAACAACCGCGGCTCGATCTCCGGAATGGTGAAGCCGGACACCGGGCAGGCGAACTTTTCCGAGAACAGGATGCGCTCGGGGCCGCTCTTGTCGTGGATCTTTGCGGTCTTCTTTTTCTCCTCCGCAGGTGCGGCCGTCGGCGCGTCGGCGAACTCGACGACGGCAAGGCCCTCGGCGAGCTTCAGCGCGGTCTCAAAGCTTTCGGCGAGGCGCTGGCCGATATCGGCGCGCACCACGATGCGGTCGACCACGACGTCGATGTCGTGCGGGAATTTCTTGTCGAGGCTCGGGGCCTCCGCGAGCTCATAAAAGGTGCCGTCGATCTTGACGCGCTGAAAGCCCTTCTTGAGCCATTCGGCGAGCTCCTTCTTGTATTCGCCCTTGCGGCCGCGCACGACCGGCGCGAGCAGATAGAGGCGGGTGCCCTCGGGCAGCGCCAGCACGCGGTCGACCATCTGCGAGACGGTCTGGCTCTCGATCGGCAGGCCCGTGGCGGGCGAATAGGGCACGCCGACGCGCGCCCAGAGCAGGCGCATGTAGTCGTAGATCTCGGTCACCGTGCCGACGGTGGAACGCGGGTTCTTCGAGGTCGTCTTCTGCTCGATCGAGATCGCCGGCGACAGGCCGTCGATCTGGTCGACGTCCGGTTTCTGCATCATTTCCAGGAACTGGCGCGCATAGGCCGACAGCGACTCGACGTAGCGGCGCTGACCCTCGGCATAGATCGTGTCGAAGGCGAGCGAGGATTTGCCGGAGCCGGACAGGCCGGTGAACACCACGAGCTTGTCGCGCGGAATCTCGACGTCGATGTTCTTGAGGTTGTGCTCGCGCGCGCCACGGATCGTAATTGCACGCAGGCTCGAGCCCGCGTTCTGCTGTTGGCGCTTCGCCTTGATCACTTCATCCATCCTGGTGGTCCCCAAGAACCGAAAACAAGAACCCAACGAGCAAACCCAACGGGAAAATCGCAAAGACGCGCGCCGCGCCAGCGTTCAGGCGCGCTTTGCCCGGAACCGGATTGGCGCCGATGGGTATGTCAGCGAACGTAGGAAGAACAGGGGCAGATTTCCAGTGCGAGTTGCGAATAGTCACCGGATTGTTGGCGCGCTGGCGGCACGTGGCAGTAGCAACTCGTGCGATCCCCCTTGGCCAGAAGCCAGACCGCTTGATTGACGCATGTGCGCGGGTCTGGGTCGGCGCGGCCTTTGACCCTCATTCGGGGTCCAAGGTTGACCCCGCCTGGTGCGCCGCAAGTGCCGCAACCCGTTGCGGATTGCAGCGCTGCACTGGGGTCAACGCTAGAGGCCGAATGGGGGCAATATTGAGGGCCGAGGCACACGTTGTGCGTGCATTCTGAAAAATTTTGGTTCTGCATCTTCTTGCGTCGCAACTTTGCGCGGCGGTTACATGAACGCAGCAGTTGACGGTTGCTAGTTGTGGTTGAATAGACGAAAGTGCTTGAAGGTGGACGCCGTCTGTTGCGCTTGCGCGGGACAGGCCCGATCTCCTCCTCCGTGCCGGAGCGATGATGCAGCGATCCTGGGCAGTCTTTATCACGGGTATCGTCTACGCCGTGATAGGTTTGGTCCTCGCGGGCGGCGGCATTTGGCTCGCGGCATTGGGCGGATCCATCTTCTACATTTTCCTCGGCGCCGGCATTCTCGCCACGGCTGCGTTGTTGCTGGCGCAGCGCCGTTCGGCGCTATGGCTGTTTGCGATCGTGCTGGTCGGCACGCTGGCGTGGGCCGTCTACGAGGTACAATTTGATTGGTGGCCGCTCGCGGCGCGTGGCGACATTATCTTCCCCATGGCGCTCTGGCTGCTCACGCCGCTGATCGTTCGCGGTCTGGTGCGAAACCAGCCGGTGTCCTACGCAAGTGCGACGGCGCCACTCTGGGGCGGCGTTGTGGTGGCTTCGGCCGTACTCATCGTCGGGCTCCTGTCCAGCTATCACGACATCAACGGCACGATCGTCGAGCCCGGTTCTGCCGTGCAGCAAAGCGAAGCCGATCCGCAACCGGATGGCGATTGGCGCGCCTATGGACGTACGCAATTCGGACAACGCTATTCGCCGCTCAAGCAGATCACGCCTGACAATGTTGGCAGCCTCAAGGTCGCCTGGACCTTCCGTACCGGCGACGTGTCGACACCAAATGATTCCGGCGAGACGACCTTCGAGGTCACCCCGATCAAGGTGCGCGATACGCTCTATCTCTGCTCGCAGCACCAGGTCCTGTTTGCGCTTGACGCCAAGAACGGCACGGAGCGCTGGAGGTACGACCCCAAGCTGTCGTTCAACAAGACGTTCCAGCACATGACCTGCCGCGGGGTCTCCTATCACGAAACCACGCCCGATGCCGCCGACAGCAGTGGCAGTCCGGCGCCTGCCGAATGCCCTCGGCGGATCTTCCTGCCTGTCAATGATGGCCGCATGATCGCGCTCGATGCCGATAGCGGCAAGCTCTGCGACAGTTTTGCCGATCACGGCACCCTCGACTTGCAGCAAGGGATGGGGATCAAGACGGCGGGCTTCTTCGAGCCGACGTCACCGCCTGTTGTCAGTGACAAGATACTGGTCGTTGCCGCCGCAGTGATCGACAATTATGCGGTCGAAGTGCCCTCGGGCGTGGTCCGCGGCTTCGATGTTTATACCGGCAAGCTGGTCTGGGCCTGGGATTCCGGCGCGGCGGACGAGAACGCATTGCCGACGCCGACGCGTCACTACACCAACGGTTCACCGAATTCCTGGATCACGGCCTCGTTCGATGCGAAATTGAATCTCGTTTACATCCCTACCGGCAACAACGGACCTGACATCTGGGGCGGCAATCGCGATGCACTCGTCGAGCGCTATTCCAGCTCCATCGTCGCGCTGGATGTCAATACCGGCAAGCGCGCCTGGTCGTACCAAACCGTGCATCATGATCTCTGGGACATGGACGTTCCCTCGCAACCGAGTCTGGTCGATGTGACGACGGCCAAGGGCGTCGTTCCCGCGCTGATCCAGCCGACCAAGGTGGGCCACATCTTCGTGCTCGACCGCAGGACCGGTGAGCTGATCGTGCCGGCGTCGGAACGTCCGGTACCGCAGGGCGCCGCGCCCGGCGATCGCACCGCACCGACACAGCCGTTTTCCGAGTTGACATTTCGCCCGGAAGCCAAACTAACCGGCGCGGACATGTGGGGCGGCACGATCTTCGACCAACTGCTGTGCCGAATCATGTTCCATCGGTTGCGTTACGAGGGCACGTTCACGCCGCCATCGTTGCAGGGCACGCTCGTATTCCCAGGCAACCTCGGCATGTTCGAGTGGGGCGGCATCGCGGTCGATCCGGTGAGACAGCTCGCCATTGCCAACCCGATGTCGTTGCCGTTCGCGTCAAGGCTTATTCCGCGCGGTCCGCTCAATCCTCCGGCGCCGACGGCCGAGAAACCGGTCGGCAGCGAGGTCGGGGTGCAGCCGATGTACGGCACGCCGTTCGGGGTGGATATTCAGAGCTTCCTCTCGCCCCTCTCTGTGCCGTGCTACCGGCCACCATGGGGCTCGATGGCCGCAATCGATCTCAGGACAATGAAGGTGGTCTGGCAGCACCCCAACGGCACGATCCGCGACACCACGCCGCTACCGCTTCCTTTCAAGATGGGCGTGCCGATGCTGGGCGGGCCGATTACCACCGCCGGCGGGGTCGCGTTCTACACCGGAACCTATGAGTACACGATCCGGGCCTACGACGTGCGTAACGGCACGGTGCTCTGGGAAGATCGCCTGCCCGCCGGCGCCCAATCGACGCCGATGAGCTACGAGGTCGACGGCAAGCAGTATGTCGTCACCGCTGCCGGCGGCCACGGCTCGTTCGGGACCAAGCGCGGCGACTACGTCATCGCCTACACTTTGAAGGATTGAACCCCGTTGAAAGACTGGACCGGTAGCGTCGTCATGATTGCATCGTCCGGTGATCGAACAAAGCACTCCGTGAAGTTCTATCGTTGGCTGGCGTTCTCAGCGGCGTCAGCCTGTCTGGGCGGCCGTGTCGCGCATGCGCAAGTTGTGGGCTGTCTCGCTGACCTATTATTCCGCAGCGCGCAGCAAAAAGGCCGGCGCAAGGCCGGCCTTTCGTAACGGATGACCTTGGTGGCGACGATCAGTACTTCGCGACCACCGGAGCGCCGAAGTGATAGTTCACGCCGACCTGCACGGTGTGGAAGTTGAGCGTGCCGGTGGGCAGGGCGCCGGAGAAATAGGT
The DNA window shown above is from Bradyrhizobium sp. CB1650 and carries:
- a CDS encoding acyl-CoA synthetase, with the translated sequence MQPLRMSRRVMNLAHMLTQNARRHGSRPGFVWGDKSWTWREIDAQVSALAAALAARGVEKGDRILVHSKNGDEMFFSMFAAFRLGAVWVPTNFRLMPDEVTYLAQASGAKAFLCHVDFPEHAAAVSGGALEFTWSIDGKAAFGERTVADAIASQAGANVANVDVEYDDACWFFFTSGTTGRSKAAVLTHGQMGFVVTNHLADLTPGATEQDASLVVAPLSHGAGVHQLMQTARGVRTVLLPTEKFDINEAFRLIEAHRVSNLFTVPTILKMMVEHPAADKYDHSSLRQVIYAGAPMYREDQKAALKKLGKVIVQYFGLGEVTGNITVLPAALHDPEDGPHAKIGTCGYERTGMQVSIQDDEGRELGANQSGEICVIGPAVFAGYYDNPEANAKAFRNGWFRTGDLGHMDEEGFVYITGRASDMYISGGSNIYPREIEEKILTHPAVGEVAVLGVPDPTWGEVGVAVCVAREGAKPVNEAEMVAFLGPKVPRYKMPKRFFFWEALPKSGYGKIPKRMVREELEARGLLDLDKKQAG
- a CDS encoding DUF296 domain-containing protein, with translation MRSIKQPGAQVAERIQWVEARGRAFAFTLQAGLPLLEAARRGFAAEGFAGGVLNFRRGALGPFAYVMPALSKTDENAAFYSDTFRPRGVTQTKLGSMTLGLRDGAPFFHCHGLWTEADGRASGGHMLPEETIVAEPFEVDAFGLDGAMFIAEPDPETNFKLFGPVTAASSGAHATGRAFALRLRPNQDFAGCLEDFCRKHGIARAKIHGGVGSTIGARFAHGGVTEPFATELAVTAGTIAAGESGTLEAELDVALVDFTGGLAEGRLVRGDNPVLMTMELVLEVLD
- a CDS encoding AAA family ATPase, encoding MRGRNRDIRLPAPYLRRVWLDRALVPDWEAYPYCLPIFSEEFDLSFDTAITIIVGENGTGKSTILEGIAALAGYDDAGGGKGYRPVDHSNAREIMGGELSAALRAGWVPKITNGWFFRAETFFSVARYLDEVSDMPPDFLSYSHGEGFLRFFEERCQRQGIFIFDEPESALSPARQMEFLKLLHRMDSSRNCQVIMATHSPMLMAYPNAKLLRLSKYGLEPVTVEETDHYRLMREFCTDPRGFVEATLAE
- a CDS encoding type II toxin-antitoxin system RelE/ParE family toxin, which produces MIGTWRNAASRKVWDGERPNQFRGLDFEAAIDLLLAPNVAKSLGDLSPLKSVGLHKLKGNRRGQWAMTVNERWRICFEFRKGDAYEVEIVDYHKG
- a CDS encoding HigA family addiction module antitoxin; the protein is MAPLVHPGRLLKRELIARGLSANRLSLDIGVPSGRITDILNGRRGISADTAVRLGRYFGNSPQFWLDLQGQYDIGVVEREKGAEIARRVRPADAA
- a CDS encoding SRPBCC family protein, which translates into the protein MRVTVGKAIAGVAALAVAGMALTAALEPVWAHGPTRQKVRESIEIGATPAKVWAVIGNFQDMSWLAPVTKTEGEKGNEIGATRRLTLTGGATVDEELYKFDAGAMTYSYRITAVDVKVLPVTNYSSTLTVSPGADGKGSTLEWAGAFYRGFPNNDPPPELSDEAAVKAVKGLYQVGLEALKKKIESGS
- a CDS encoding cytochrome D1 domain-containing protein, producing the protein MRALVLAALAASIGRVLVETASAEEAFVTNQLSENLTVVDLATARPVATIAIGGKPAGVAVAPDGRFAYVTSPDAKALTVVDAAARRIVGKINVGGGPLGVAVAPDGAAVYVADWYAAAVRVVDPKEQRVVAEIAVGASPSGLAVTSDGRLLLSADRDADSVSVIDTATRKRKAIVKVGTRPFGVTIDADGKRAYTANVGSNDVSVIDIAGASEVGRVAVGMRPYAVALAQGRGFVTDQYGGTVSVFDLATLKPVTRITVGDYPEGIAATADGKWIIVANWDSNSLSIIDAVELKVTSEVKVGDGPRAFGAFLRRTQ